The nucleotide window ACATAATCACACAGTATAGAAAATAATCGAGTCGCAATACGAAAACTTTCCGATCGGGTCACAATTAGGGTCCATGAaaaaacatatccaaaattcaaatagtaaaaaaataaaacCTTTAATCTGAGCCAGGAAAAGCAATCATACATCactaaatatgaaaaattaattaaaattgctCTTTAATTAGTTCCATTCAAACGAAATATTCTTTGTTTATTCCTGGAGCAACAAGCCCCAGCAGAGAACATCTGGTCTGTATACTTGCTATGCTATTACAAAGTGCAGCTAGAATAGATAATGGATAAGTAGTTTTAGGTCATAAGCCTACTCTCTTTTAACACTCTTTGCTTAATGCACTTCTCACTTGACATGTTTAGTGAACCAATTTAACATGTCACCGTGAGCCTCTTCAGCACTCTTCACAGCTGATTCATCATCAACATTGTACCGCACTGTCCATCCATGACTCACACCAGGGAATATTTTCACAGTGCTTTCGAATTGCTGCAATAACAAACAATCAATTTTGATGCCTGCTAAACTATGCGTGCCAGAGGAAGGAGTACAATTATTTGAAACAAGTTATTAACTCTTTAAAGCATAGAATCAGCAGTTTGAGGAACCCTTACCTCAGATTTTGCGGATAAAATTTCTCCAAAATCCTTCAGTTGCTCTGGTGGAGAAGCATGGTCAAACTCAGCTCCCAAAAATGCAATTGGAACCTTCACCTCTGAAACAAAACGCTACCAATCACTAATATATTGCAACTGAGTTTCTCCTAGTAAAAAGTTCAATATGAAAAGaagatgaaataatgaaactataaaAAGTGGTAACTTTACCATTAATTTCATCAATGGTGAGCCGACCAGGATGCAGCACAACAGCAGCCTTAATGTCATCAGAGCTTGCTAGTTTCACTACTACCTTCCCTGATAAGAATGTGAGCATTAAAACTTTTGCAGTTGTATTAATTTGCCTACACCTCTTATGGTAGCTTGTTCCAGTTTCAGAAAAAAAAATGCAGATAATTGAAAGAATGACTCACCTGCCCAGCAAAAACCTGCAGCACCAATGGAAGAAACCCCTTTACTTTTTAAAGCAACAATTACTGGTTTAGCATCTTCATATCCTTTGTcctagaaaaaaaataaagaataaatgaGATCAAACTCAAAATTGCTTCAATAAAGTCAATGCAGCCTTTCTTTTTTGGTGGAAGGCTTTCAATTTGTTACTCATTGGCAATCCATCTACAGTAGTATCTATTAGTCAAGCAACTCACTGTGTTGTGAACTTTTCTCCATGCCTCACGATCAAATTGAGGATTGTTTGAGTCAACAGGATCACCATAGAAAAAATCAGGAACCAATACAAAGAATCCAGCAGCTGCAACTTTGTCTGCAAGCTTTCTTTACAACATGAACAACGAACAattgaatattagaaattaattgTCAGTATGTGTTACTAAAGTCTTAACAGATTTACTGCAATAAATACTAAAGAAGAAGGACGGACAGTCATATCAGTGTAAGGCAAGCACACTTGGAATGTTGGTTTGTAAGGCAAATAAGCAATGACAAAAGCCTACATTTATTTCCTTTCTCTCAGCAGGTAGCTGCATTCCAAATACTATAAATGGGAAACTGGAAACTTTTCTGCCAAGTAATAGGAACTCAATTGTATACGTTAGCCTTAGGGCCTTAGGGCATGACCCCTAGTATTCTTGCTCCACAAGAagttaagaaaagaaaaaggttaagCCTTTTTTTAATATCTCAATTGAAATATGAAAATGTAGTTCAAATTACAATGTGAATTGTTCCTTTTGTCTAAAAGTACTGATAAAAGCCTGCACTAAAGAGTTAATTGCTCAAAactcagaatcatcttccctctcACCAGTAGAAACAAAATAGAGAAAATATTTTGCCAATCAACAtttattcttcctttttttcatgtaattctgtgaaataattttcAATATAAGTTGAACAAACAAGTCAAGAACCAATAGATATCAAAAACAGCCAAAAACTTGATCCTAGTACCATTCTCTACTCTCCTCTTTCCGGATCTAGTCCCAACTTTAGCATTTCTATCAAGTAAAGaatcagttcttcaaaaaacaaaAGCAAAAGTCAAGTCCATCTCACCTCAAATTTGGAGCTTCATACCCTGCAAAATATTTCAAGAAAACGAGTGAAACAAATCCTAACTTCCAGGAAACAGCAAACGCAGACCAAATACCAAATATAtgcaaaaatgaataaaaaaattaagagttattcaagaaagaaagaaatagtTTAAAGGTCATTTACCAAAAACATCAGAAATGAGAAGGATCGAATGCGTGGAATCTGGAGGGCCAGTGACATAGGTTTTGAGGCCACCAAACTCTTGAACTGTGCCTGAGCCACAAGAGGGCCTCAGGTTTGGTGGGTTCTCAAAGCACTGAGAGCTTGACATGGTAATACTCGAGTTCAAATTTGGAAGTCAGGGGCAGAGTCAGCAACTGGAACTACTCACACAAGGAGAACTGAAGGGCTGGAGCctggagggaatcaaaattccaaACAAGTCAGAGATGGTTAAATTCAGCTACGTCACCAGTTTACGTCACCTGGACCTTTCTGTTTTATATAAATGTTACCCAATCTCCACTCAACATGTGTAGTCACAATGTACAATACAAAATACATATTTGCATACCAATTCCAAAGAGAAAATAAGGAACTGAAGTCATCTTTTGAATTTGAATAAGAGGGATACGGAGAAGAACATGGAATTTTGAAGAAGATCAATAAAAAGAAATGGCTTCCCACCTAAAATATCCAGCTCCCAACTTCACGTCGAAGGTTGTTGGGGAATGGAAGCTTTGAGCATACATAAAGATTTAAGGCAGG belongs to Hevea brasiliensis isolate MT/VB/25A 57/8 chromosome 4, ASM3005281v1, whole genome shotgun sequence and includes:
- the LOC110640832 gene encoding endo-1,3;1,4-beta-D-glucanase — protein: MSSSQCFENPPNLRPSCGSGTVQEFGGLKTYVTGPPDSTHSILLISDVFGYEAPNLRKLADKVAAAGFFVLVPDFFYGDPVDSNNPQFDREAWRKVHNTDKGYEDAKPVIVALKSKGVSSIGAAGFCWAGKVVVKLASSDDIKAAVVLHPGRLTIDEINEVKVPIAFLGAEFDHASPPEQLKDFGEILSAKSEQFESTVKIFPGVSHGWTVRYNVDDESAVKSAEEAHGDMLNWFTKHVK